Proteins encoded together in one Phycisphaerae bacterium window:
- a CDS encoding prepilin-type N-terminal cleavage/methylation domain-containing protein, protein MFFTERHGSSRGRSGFTLIEVLVVVAIIALLISVLIPSLHKAREQAKVMVCKTRLGQLYRGHAFYAADDKRGQFPHWSWWLFDGVGHGEAKVNYNAAADVYAKTGGVRSPDSRVWVTYGDIFRYLRDPEVYFCPGDTKVRPQSSSIGNGRGSNGQYPIHSFVRVVDPNFFIQKKIDGADVNNGQLQPGDFINPDKLRPGVFKGDSEGLPQVKNFQSIPCRVGMMYEEDQGLGDLPITRSATLNDGHSSVVVYTDYMSARHQRRAHMLFFDGHAELCETDRWNNYSKDKYVLYRVLGAGNYVPPKP, encoded by the coding sequence ATGTTCTTCACAGAGCGCCATGGTTCGAGTCGCGGCAGAAGCGGCTTCACCTTGATCGAGGTCCTGGTGGTGGTCGCGATCATCGCCCTGCTGATCTCGGTGTTGATTCCGTCGCTGCACAAGGCTCGCGAGCAGGCCAAGGTCATGGTGTGCAAGACCCGGCTGGGTCAGCTGTACCGCGGCCACGCCTTCTACGCTGCCGACGACAAGCGCGGCCAGTTTCCCCACTGGAGCTGGTGGCTGTTCGACGGGGTCGGACACGGTGAGGCGAAGGTCAACTACAACGCGGCGGCCGATGTGTACGCCAAGACCGGCGGCGTGCGTTCGCCCGACTCACGTGTCTGGGTGACCTACGGTGACATCTTCCGGTATCTCAGAGATCCCGAGGTCTACTTCTGTCCCGGGGACACGAAGGTTCGGCCGCAGAGCAGCTCGATCGGCAATGGCCGGGGCTCAAACGGCCAGTATCCGATTCACAGCTTCGTGAGGGTAGTCGATCCGAACTTCTTTATCCAGAAGAAGATCGACGGAGCGGATGTCAACAATGGCCAGCTTCAGCCGGGGGACTTCATCAATCCGGACAAGCTGCGTCCGGGTGTCTTCAAGGGGGACAGCGAGGGTCTGCCCCAGGTGAAGAATTTCCAGTCAATTCCTTGCCGTGTCGGGATGATGTACGAGGAGGACCAAGGGCTGGGGGACCTTCCCATCACCCGGTCTGCGACCCTGAACGATGGGCACAGCAGCGTCGTGGTGTACACTGATTACATGTCGGCTCGTCATCAGCGCCGCGCTCATATGCTGTTCTTCGACGGTCATGCCGAGTTGTGCGAGACCGACCGGTGGAACAACTACAGCAAGGACAAGTATGTGCTCTACCGGGTTCTTGGGGCGGGCAACTATGTTCCTCCGAAGCCTTGA